A window of the Penaeus vannamei isolate JL-2024 chromosome 19, ASM4276789v1, whole genome shotgun sequence genome harbors these coding sequences:
- the LOC113801236 gene encoding uncharacterized protein isoform X2, giving the protein MAAAVGLVVHIATWISVLAHSCFPYQIFTVDSFDVCNNTIYLDSVAKPAAILRLTAKDYYDFSPLFCEITFNAPRHSWTGLVGVLEEVDLRRYEYSHRAGQSECVDSIKVIYDTSLPQDTQCGSWSVSPSERLSHVGYRKALMGYCPHPRVSTSGLPQCVVSDLKVQVSVGLKDNAAWRNKTWGPHRGFTFVVTAYKYSFGESECVTGWRSCGRGVSGSQHHCVHESLWCDRHINCGQPENMDEISCSHDEILGGLVTVMVGPWVGTVLLLLLVLGGVMYWRRARPPVPQEPPPAPDINSYAESYEVSSTLSSAHHMAIQRTSPWAAADLPPSYDSLFPQGPPPAPPKCTSSTSSTASTPLSSLTANTTSTITAGGATLATSLDITAKSLAAPAAGASAAASATSPSPYKARAGPSSAAGASASANGYIANATQTSSYGIDNPVHMLCNGAGAHSAHGPDTCFMASTSGTCSPCSTPGHEGRRYPRHPCSSSCRPLPTTLPKSASKSHSASPSRRASSRCVSPSHYPSPCHYSPSSAAARPQVLHQRLTERLDCQGMPSGLPDLVSAPARRREELSSPGECDDTATLLRDRSPSTDEEVLAHPARPPRSESPPPPAPDSPSARSPTPKTEEDDRGCTTPTAGGASSAGLSVAGAPEDDGHPSSARSAGAAPPTVAISPSATPSTASLADKPMVVRASTMDSETADTLTSTTSWGTLSTDITEVSFADDLSQNTL; this is encoded by the exons ATGGCTGCCGCCGTTGGGCTGGTTGTTCACATCGCGACCTGGATCTCTGTCCTCGCCCACTCCTGCTTCCCCTACCAGATCT TCACCGTGGACTCCTTCGACGTGTGCAACAACACCATCTACCTGGACAGCGTGGCCAAACCGGCGGCCATATTGAGGTTAACGGCGAAGGATTACTACGATTTTTCGCCTTTGTTCTGCGAGATCACGTTCAACGCGCCGAGACACAGTt gGACCGGCCTCGTGGGGGTTCTGGAGGAGGTTGACCTGAGGAGGTACGAGTACAGCCATCGCGCCGGCCAGAGCGAGTGCGTCGACTCCATCAAG GTGATCTACGACACGTCCCTGCCGCAAGACACGCAGTGCGGCTCGTGGTCAGTGTCTCCGAGCGAGCGCCTGTCCCACGTGGGCTACCGCAAGGCGCTTATGGGCTACTGCCCACACCCCAGGGTCTCCACCTCAGGACTGCCGCAGTGTGTG gTGTCCGACCTGAAGGTGCAGGTGTCCGTGGGGCTGAAGGACAACGCCGCCTGGAGGAACAAGACGTGGGGTCCTCACAGGGGCTTCACCTTCGTCGTCACGGCCTATAAGTATTCGT tCGGCGAGAGCGAGTGCGTGACGGGATGGCGGTCGTGCGGCCGGGGCGTCTCCGGCAGCCAGCACCACTGCGTCCACGAGAGCCTCTGGTGCGACCGCCACATCAACTGCGGGCAGCCGGAGAACATGGACGAGATCTCCTGCTCGCATGacg AAATACTCGGTGGGCTCGTAACAGTAATGGTGGGTCCGTGGGTGGGCAcagtgctcctcctcctgctggtgCTGGGCGGGGTCATGTACTGGCGAAGGGCACGCCCACCCGTGCCTCAGGAACCGCCCCCTGCCCCGGATATCAACTCTTATGCCGAGTCGTACGAGGTGTCTTCTACGCTCTCCTCCGCCCACCACATGGCCATCCag AGGACCTCCCCTTGGGCCGCGGCGGACCTGCCTCCTTCCTACGACTCGCTCTTCCCCCAGGGGCCCCCTCCGGCCCCGCCCAAGtgcacctcctccacttcttccaccgCCTCCACGCCGCTCTCCTCCCTCAcggccaacaccacctccaccatcacggCCGGCGGCGCCACCCTCGCCACCAGCCTGGACATCACAGCGAAGTCCCTCGCCGCCCCGGCCGCCGGCGCCTCCGCGGCGGCCTCCGCCACCTCCCCGTCCCCCTACAAGGCGCGCGCCGGGCCCTCGTCCGCCGCCGGAGCGAGCGCCTCCGCCAACGGCTACATCGCGAATGCCACGCAGACGTCCTCCTATGGCATCGACAACCCTGTACATATGTTATGCAACGGCGCGGGCGCGCACTCCGCCCACGGGCCCGACACATGCTTCATGGCCAGCACGAGCGGCACCTGCTCCCCCTGCAGCACCCCGGGCCACGAGGGGCGTCGCTACCCGCGgcacccctgctcctcctcctgccgaCCCCTCCCGACCACACTCCCGAAATCCGCCTCGAAGTCGCACTCGGCCTCGCCCTCCAGACGCGCCTCCTCCAGGTGcgtctccccctcccactacccttcGCCCtgccactactccccctccagcGCCGCCGCCAGGCCCCAGGTTCTCCACCAGAGGCTCACGGAGAGGCTAGACTGCCAGGGAATGCCCTCTGGCCTCCCGGACCTCGTCTCGGCTCCTGCGAGGAGGCGCGAGGAGCTCTCGTCGCCAGGGGAGTGCGACGACACGGCGACTCTCCTGAGAGACAGGTCCCCCTCCACCGACGAGGAGGTGCTGGCCCATCCCGCGCGGCCGCCGCGCTCCGagtcccctcccccgcccgcccccgacTCGCCCTCAGCCCGCTCTCCCACGCCGAAGACCGAGGAAGACGACCGAGGCTGCACGACGCCGACTGCAGGTGGCGCGTCGTCGGCAGGTCTCTCTGTGGCTGGAGCCCCTGAGGATGACGGCCACCCATCGTCAGCGAGATCGGCAGGAGCCGCTCCGCCCACGGTGGCTATCTCTCCGTCAGCGACGCCGTCAACAGCGTCTCTAGCCGACAAACCAATGGTGGTTCGGGCGTCTACAATGGACAGCGAAACGGCAGACACGCTGACATCGACGACAAGTTGGGGCACACTCTCCACAGACATCACCGAAGTCTCGTTTGCAGACGACCTCTCGCAGAACACATTGTGA
- the LOC113801236 gene encoding uncharacterized protein isoform X1: MAAAVGLVVHIATWISVLAHSCFPYQIFTVDSFDVCNNTIYLDSVAKPAAILRLTAKDYYDFSPLFCEITFNAPRHSWTGLVGVLEEVDLRRYEYSHRAGQSECVDSIKVIYDTSLPQDTQCGSWSVSPSERLSHVGYRKALMGYCPHPRVSTSGLPQCVVSDLKVQVSVGLKDNAAWRNKTWGPHRGFTFVVTAYKYSFGESECVTGWRSCGRGVSGSQHHCVHESLWCDRHINCGQPENMDEISCSHDEILGGLVTVMVGPWVGTVLLLLLVLGGVMYWRRARPPVPQEPPPAPDINSYAESYEVSSTLSSAHHMAIQVRVVCNPGPGSYTQRTSPWAAADLPPSYDSLFPQGPPPAPPKCTSSTSSTASTPLSSLTANTTSTITAGGATLATSLDITAKSLAAPAAGASAAASATSPSPYKARAGPSSAAGASASANGYIANATQTSSYGIDNPVHMLCNGAGAHSAHGPDTCFMASTSGTCSPCSTPGHEGRRYPRHPCSSSCRPLPTTLPKSASKSHSASPSRRASSRCVSPSHYPSPCHYSPSSAAARPQVLHQRLTERLDCQGMPSGLPDLVSAPARRREELSSPGECDDTATLLRDRSPSTDEEVLAHPARPPRSESPPPPAPDSPSARSPTPKTEEDDRGCTTPTAGGASSAGLSVAGAPEDDGHPSSARSAGAAPPTVAISPSATPSTASLADKPMVVRASTMDSETADTLTSTTSWGTLSTDITEVSFADDLSQNTL, encoded by the exons ATGGCTGCCGCCGTTGGGCTGGTTGTTCACATCGCGACCTGGATCTCTGTCCTCGCCCACTCCTGCTTCCCCTACCAGATCT TCACCGTGGACTCCTTCGACGTGTGCAACAACACCATCTACCTGGACAGCGTGGCCAAACCGGCGGCCATATTGAGGTTAACGGCGAAGGATTACTACGATTTTTCGCCTTTGTTCTGCGAGATCACGTTCAACGCGCCGAGACACAGTt gGACCGGCCTCGTGGGGGTTCTGGAGGAGGTTGACCTGAGGAGGTACGAGTACAGCCATCGCGCCGGCCAGAGCGAGTGCGTCGACTCCATCAAG GTGATCTACGACACGTCCCTGCCGCAAGACACGCAGTGCGGCTCGTGGTCAGTGTCTCCGAGCGAGCGCCTGTCCCACGTGGGCTACCGCAAGGCGCTTATGGGCTACTGCCCACACCCCAGGGTCTCCACCTCAGGACTGCCGCAGTGTGTG gTGTCCGACCTGAAGGTGCAGGTGTCCGTGGGGCTGAAGGACAACGCCGCCTGGAGGAACAAGACGTGGGGTCCTCACAGGGGCTTCACCTTCGTCGTCACGGCCTATAAGTATTCGT tCGGCGAGAGCGAGTGCGTGACGGGATGGCGGTCGTGCGGCCGGGGCGTCTCCGGCAGCCAGCACCACTGCGTCCACGAGAGCCTCTGGTGCGACCGCCACATCAACTGCGGGCAGCCGGAGAACATGGACGAGATCTCCTGCTCGCATGacg AAATACTCGGTGGGCTCGTAACAGTAATGGTGGGTCCGTGGGTGGGCAcagtgctcctcctcctgctggtgCTGGGCGGGGTCATGTACTGGCGAAGGGCACGCCCACCCGTGCCTCAGGAACCGCCCCCTGCCCCGGATATCAACTCTTATGCCGAGTCGTACGAGGTGTCTTCTACGCTCTCCTCCGCCCACCACATGGCCATCCag GTTCGCGTGGTGTGCAACCCTGGGCCGGGCTCCTACACCCAGAGGACCTCCCCTTGGGCCGCGGCGGACCTGCCTCCTTCCTACGACTCGCTCTTCCCCCAGGGGCCCCCTCCGGCCCCGCCCAAGtgcacctcctccacttcttccaccgCCTCCACGCCGCTCTCCTCCCTCAcggccaacaccacctccaccatcacggCCGGCGGCGCCACCCTCGCCACCAGCCTGGACATCACAGCGAAGTCCCTCGCCGCCCCGGCCGCCGGCGCCTCCGCGGCGGCCTCCGCCACCTCCCCGTCCCCCTACAAGGCGCGCGCCGGGCCCTCGTCCGCCGCCGGAGCGAGCGCCTCCGCCAACGGCTACATCGCGAATGCCACGCAGACGTCCTCCTATGGCATCGACAACCCTGTACATATGTTATGCAACGGCGCGGGCGCGCACTCCGCCCACGGGCCCGACACATGCTTCATGGCCAGCACGAGCGGCACCTGCTCCCCCTGCAGCACCCCGGGCCACGAGGGGCGTCGCTACCCGCGgcacccctgctcctcctcctgccgaCCCCTCCCGACCACACTCCCGAAATCCGCCTCGAAGTCGCACTCGGCCTCGCCCTCCAGACGCGCCTCCTCCAGGTGcgtctccccctcccactacccttcGCCCtgccactactccccctccagcGCCGCCGCCAGGCCCCAGGTTCTCCACCAGAGGCTCACGGAGAGGCTAGACTGCCAGGGAATGCCCTCTGGCCTCCCGGACCTCGTCTCGGCTCCTGCGAGGAGGCGCGAGGAGCTCTCGTCGCCAGGGGAGTGCGACGACACGGCGACTCTCCTGAGAGACAGGTCCCCCTCCACCGACGAGGAGGTGCTGGCCCATCCCGCGCGGCCGCCGCGCTCCGagtcccctcccccgcccgcccccgacTCGCCCTCAGCCCGCTCTCCCACGCCGAAGACCGAGGAAGACGACCGAGGCTGCACGACGCCGACTGCAGGTGGCGCGTCGTCGGCAGGTCTCTCTGTGGCTGGAGCCCCTGAGGATGACGGCCACCCATCGTCAGCGAGATCGGCAGGAGCCGCTCCGCCCACGGTGGCTATCTCTCCGTCAGCGACGCCGTCAACAGCGTCTCTAGCCGACAAACCAATGGTGGTTCGGGCGTCTACAATGGACAGCGAAACGGCAGACACGCTGACATCGACGACAAGTTGGGGCACACTCTCCACAGACATCACCGAAGTCTCGTTTGCAGACGACCTCTCGCAGAACACATTGTGA